From the genome of Candidatus Manganitrophaceae bacterium:
GCCGCTCGATTCCCTGCCGTGGGTCGCCAAAGAAGCGCGCGAAAAGCCGCGAGAGCGGAGCCTCTTCGAGCCCCCACCGCCGCTGAAAGAGTCCTATGGGAGCGGGGCCGGCCGCGGCAGGGGGGCGTCTTCCACCCCTCCGCCGGCGGCTGAGAGGGTGAATGAGAACGAAACCGATCGAGCGGCTGCGGTGCCGCATACCGCTCTCTGTATCGAGCCGCGGGGGGGCGGCCTCCATCTCTTTTTGCCGCCGCTGGAATATCTCGAGCATTATCTCGATCTGCTCGCTTCGATCGAGGAGACGGCGGGGGAGTTGGGCCTCCCGGTCGTGCTGGAAGGATATGATCCGCCCCGCGACCTCCGGCTGCAGCGGCTTCAGGTGACCCCCGATCCCGGCGTGATCGAGGTCAACATCCATCCCGCCCAATCGTGGGACGAGCTGGTCGCCCACACGACGGCGCTCTATGAAGAGGCCCGCCTCACCCGGCTCGGCACCGAGAAGTTCCTGCTCGACGGCCGGCACACCGGGACCGGCGGAGGCAACCATGTCACCCTCGGCGGGGCGACGCCGGCCGACAGCCCCGTCTTGCGGCGGCCCGATCTGCTGCGCAGTCTGGTGAGCTACTGGCAGCACCACCCGGGGCTCTCCTATCTCTTCTCCGGAATGTTCATCGGCCCGACGAGCCAGGCGCCCCGGGTCGACGAGGCGCGCGATGAGCTGTTGTATGAATTGGAAATCGCCTTTCAACAGATGCCGAAGGAGGGCGCACCCCCCCCTCCGTGGCTCGCCGATCGTCTGATGCGCCATCTGCTGGTCGATCTGACCGGCAACACCCATCGCGCGGAGTTCTGCATCGACAAGCTCTACTCTCCTGACTCGGCGCACGGCCGCCTCGGGCTGGTGGAGTTCCGCGCTTTCGAGATGCCGCCGCACAGCCGGATGAGCCTCGTGCAGATGTTGCTGCTGCGCGCGCTGGTCGCGCGCTTCTGGCGCACCCCCTATAAGAAGAAATTGGTCCGATGGGGAACGGAGCTCCATGATCGCTTCATGCTGCCGCACTATGTTTGGGCCGACCTGGGAGACGTGATCGGGGAGTTGAATGAGGACGGTACCCCCTTTCAGGGCGAGTGGCTCGATCCATTTTTTGAGTTCCGCTTCCCCCACTACGGCACGGTGACGATCCGGGACATCCGGCTGGAGCTGCGGATGGCGCTGGAGCCGTGGCCGGTGTTGGGCGAGGAGGTGACCGCCGTCGGCACGGCGCGCTACGTCGACTCTTCGGTCGAGCGCCTCCAGGTCAAAGTGACCGGCCTTACCGACGGGCGGTATCTGGTCGCCTGCAACGGCCGGCGGGTTCCCTTACATGGAACCGGGACCCACGGCGAATATGTCGCCGGCGTCCGCTATCGGGCCTGGCAGCCTCCTTCCGCGCTCCATCCGACGATCGGAATCCATGCGCCGCTGGTGTTCGATCTTATCGACAGTTGGAACGGGCGGTCGATCGGCGGCTGCACCTATCATGTCGATCACCCCGGCGGGCTCGGCTATACCGTCCTTCCGGTCAACGCTTACGAAGCCGAAGCGCGCCGCGCGACCCGGTTCTGGGGCTACGGTCACACCCCGGGCCCGCTGCAGCCGCTGCCCGACTTCGTTGCGCTGGGGCGGTTTTTCTCGGAAGGCGATCCCCCCGCCCCGATGGCTCCCCCGGCGGAGGAGCGCAATCGAGAATATCCCTACACGCTCGATTTGCGCCGGGCGCCGCTGTAGATGTCAATGTGTGATGAGAATGCAGCGTAAAGAAACAGAGATCCCGCACTATCAGCCTTATATGGCCGGGTATGATGAAATGTGCATGCCCGATGGGGAGGTCCGTCCGCATTGGGCCTATCTCGCGCGCGTGCTCGCCGGACTGAATCAAAGCGAGCTCGATCAGCGGCGGGCCGAAGCGAACCGGCTGCTGCGGGAAAACGGCGTCACCTATAATGTCTACGGGGATCCGGCGGGAGGCCAACGTCCCTGGCCGCTCGATCTCATCCCTTTTTTGATCCCGAGCGAGGAGTGGCGCCGGATCGAGTCGGGCCTCGCCCAGCGGGCCGAGGTGCTCAACCTTTTACTGCGCGATATTTACGGACCGCGCGACCTGATCCGCCGCGGCCTGCTGCCCTCCGAGCTGGTCTATGGCCACCCCGGCTTTCTCCGGCCCTGCTCTCCTTTGACCGGTCGCAAACCGCACGCGCTCATCCTCTATGCCGCCGATCTGGCGCGGGGCCCCGACGGCCGGATGTGGGTCTTGAGCGACCGGACTCAGGCGCCCTCCGGCACCGGCTATGCCCTGGAGAACCGGACGGTCCTGTCGCAGGTCTTCCCGAGTCTCTACCGCGATTCCCATGTCCATCGTCTCGCCGTCTTCTTTCGGGAGCTGCGGGCGAGCCTCGCCGGATATGCGCCGGCGGGGACCGACGAGCCCCGCGTCGTCATCCTGACGCCGGGCCCGTTGAACGAAACCTATTTCGAGCATGCCTACCTCGCCAACTATCTCGGTTACAACCTCGTGCGGGGGGACGACTTGATGGTGCGCAACGGACGGGTCTGGATCCGCTCGCTGAAACGGCTTGAGCAGGTCGACGTCATCTGGCGCCGTGTCGATGACACTTACTGCGATCCGC
Proteins encoded in this window:
- a CDS encoding transglutaminase family protein, with the protein product MAIRVALNHVTSYRYDRPVHISPHVIRLRPAVHTRTPIEAYSLRIRPEKHFINWQQDPFGNYMARVVFLEPADELSLEVDVVAEMTVINPFDFFIEAESEYYPFVYPPQLRKELVPYFETEEVGPLLQLWLKKVSAEREKTVDFLVRLNQSLQRDIAYQVRMETGIQSCEETLGKAIGSCRDSAWLLVQILRHLGLAARFVSGYLVQLVPDVKSLDGPAGPSADFTDLHAWAEVYLPGAGWVGLDATSGLFTGEGHIPLACTPDPASAAPLTGYTDPCKVTFHHRNRVTRIHEDPRVTKPYREEQWSAIVAVGRKVDEALTAQDVRLTMGGEPTFVSIDETNSPEWNSAALGENKRLLSGQLLRRLAGRFAPGAALHCGQGKWYPGEPLPRWALGCFWRKDGNPVWRRAELLSLGEKDHGHGIKEAHRFALALTRRLGADPEHLSPGYEDTLYHLWRESAVPVNLDPLKATLRDPLERRSLAGILSRGLDTPVGYVLPLHWDHDSQGWESARWTFRREQLFLLPGDSPMGLRLPLDSLPWVAKEAREKPRERSLFEPPPPLKESYGSGAGRGRGASSTPPPAAERVNENETDRAAAVPHTALCIEPRGGGLHLFLPPLEYLEHYLDLLASIEETAGELGLPVVLEGYDPPRDLRLQRLQVTPDPGVIEVNIHPAQSWDELVAHTTALYEEARLTRLGTEKFLLDGRHTGTGGGNHVTLGGATPADSPVLRRPDLLRSLVSYWQHHPGLSYLFSGMFIGPTSQAPRVDEARDELLYELEIAFQQMPKEGAPPPPWLADRLMRHLLVDLTGNTHRAEFCIDKLYSPDSAHGRLGLVEFRAFEMPPHSRMSLVQMLLLRALVARFWRTPYKKKLVRWGTELHDRFMLPHYVWADLGDVIGELNEDGTPFQGEWLDPFFEFRFPHYGTVTIRDIRLELRMALEPWPVLGEEVTAVGTARYVDSSVERLQVKVTGLTDGRYLVACNGRRVPLHGTGTHGEYVAGVRYRAWQPPSALHPTIGIHAPLVFDLIDSWNGRSIGGCTYHVDHPGGLGYTVLPVNAYEAEARRATRFWGYGHTPGPLQPLPDFVALGRFFSEGDPPAPMAPPAEERNREYPYTLDLRRAPL